One genomic window of Fimbriimonadaceae bacterium includes the following:
- a CDS encoding FtsX-like permease family protein encodes MLLISGIVSMIDSIPLSIRTIYRYSEHSLGVTPRGDPSLTESIRQEILAESPVPIERIVVCRAAGSQVQSIVGKWPFVVLGLKPDDLKFMLKELGSTRVEGRLPEVGAPEVVISEPVARNLSLKIGSTLLGPNLPESYSPYDVKVVGIAQTDLWLMFADYDYEAANHFPPLDNLMVIAPTLAQQEQLDRWAVARFKGRRAQIFAFHRLEEETNEMFRILYRILDVVIGTLVAVITLMMGMLINIYQSQRIVEFGLLQALGYTKRQLLRRTMVETIAVLVAGWLIGIAAAYGLLNVAKAVLMDPQAFALDPLDPAAYRYTLPVPFAILAVAALTVWLRFRKFDPVGVVERRLV; translated from the coding sequence GTGCTGTTGATCTCGGGCATCGTGTCGATGATCGACTCGATTCCGCTCTCGATCCGCACGATCTACCGCTACTCGGAGCACTCGCTCGGCGTCACGCCGCGAGGCGATCCGTCGCTGACGGAGTCGATTCGTCAGGAGATCTTGGCGGAGTCGCCCGTTCCGATCGAACGCATCGTCGTTTGCCGGGCGGCGGGTTCGCAGGTCCAGAGCATCGTGGGGAAGTGGCCCTTCGTCGTACTCGGCTTGAAGCCCGACGATCTCAAGTTCATGCTGAAGGAGCTGGGCTCAACCCGGGTGGAGGGACGTCTGCCCGAGGTGGGTGCGCCGGAGGTCGTGATCAGCGAGCCGGTGGCGCGGAACCTGAGCCTCAAGATCGGCTCGACCCTGCTCGGCCCCAACCTCCCCGAGAGTTACTCGCCCTACGACGTGAAGGTGGTCGGAATCGCGCAGACGGATTTGTGGTTGATGTTCGCCGATTACGACTACGAAGCGGCCAACCACTTTCCGCCGCTCGACAATCTGATGGTGATCGCACCGACGCTCGCACAGCAGGAACAACTGGACCGGTGGGCCGTGGCGCGCTTCAAGGGCCGTCGCGCGCAGATTTTCGCCTTCCACCGGCTCGAGGAGGAGACGAACGAGATGTTTCGCATCCTCTACCGCATCCTCGACGTCGTGATCGGAACGCTCGTCGCCGTGATCACTCTGATGATGGGGATGCTGATCAACATCTACCAATCGCAGCGGATCGTGGAGTTCGGGCTGTTGCAGGCGCTCGGCTACACGAAGCGGCAACTGCTGCGGCGGACGATGGTCGAGACCATCGCCGTGTTGGTCGCGGGTTGGCTGATCGGCATCGCGGCGGCGTATGGGCTGCTGAACGTGGCCAAAGCCGTGCTCATGGATCCCCAGGCCTTCGCCCTCGACCCGCTGGACCCCGCGGCCTACCGCTACACGCTCCCCGTTCCGTTCGCGATCCTCGCCGTCGCCGCGTTGACCGTGTGGTTGAGGTTTCGGAAGTTCGATCCGGTGGGGGTCGTGGAAAGGAGGCTGGTTTGA
- a CDS encoding ABC transporter ATP-binding protein has product MIRGSQVSLVYNDHGRPVHACRDLDLDIGAGEFVGILGPSGSGKSSLLYLLSGLKVPTSGTVHYEGRDLASMNDEERSGLRLRAFGFLFQQSFLLGYLTALENVLIAAPEGDLEERASALLDRLGLAGRTHRMPHELSGGERQRVCVARALLGEPRVIFADEPTAALDHRNGLEVVRLLDGHRGDGALVMVTHDPSMLENADRILHLNDGKLEE; this is encoded by the coding sequence TTGATCCGCGGATCCCAGGTCTCGCTCGTCTACAACGACCATGGCCGCCCGGTGCATGCGTGCCGCGATCTCGACCTCGACATCGGGGCCGGCGAGTTCGTCGGGATCCTGGGACCGTCGGGGTCGGGCAAATCCTCGTTGCTCTATCTCCTCAGCGGCCTCAAGGTTCCCACGTCGGGAACGGTGCACTACGAGGGGCGCGACTTGGCGTCGATGAACGACGAGGAGCGGAGCGGCCTGCGGCTCCGCGCGTTCGGCTTCCTGTTCCAGCAATCGTTTCTTCTGGGGTATCTCACCGCGCTCGAGAACGTGCTGATCGCGGCTCCGGAGGGCGACCTGGAGGAGCGCGCCTCGGCGTTGCTCGACCGATTGGGACTTGCCGGCAGGACGCACCGCATGCCTCATGAGCTGAGCGGAGGCGAGCGCCAACGGGTGTGCGTCGCGCGGGCGTTGCTCGGGGAACCACGCGTCATCTTTGCGGACGAACCGACCGCGGCGCTGGACCATCGGAACGGGCTCGAGGTGGTCCGCCTCCTCGACGGGCATCGCGGCGACGGCGCGCTGGTGATGGTGACGCACGACCCCTCGATGCTGGAGAACGCCGACCGGATTCTGCATCTCAACGATGGGAAGTTGGAGGAGTAG
- the tsaE gene encoding tRNA (adenosine(37)-N6)-threonylcarbamoyltransferase complex ATPase subunit type 1 TsaE, whose protein sequence is MSRQEFLPDEAATRALGARLAARWRAGDVVLLEGPLGAGKTTLVRGVLEALGHADSVRSPTFNLLQTFATAPPVMHADLYRVSTWQGIGLEEYLDTHLCLIEWPDRAEGLLPKEACWRVRLDFAGEGRSAKVREPG, encoded by the coding sequence GTGTCGCGACAAGAGTTCCTGCCTGACGAAGCCGCCACCCGTGCTTTGGGCGCGCGGTTGGCCGCCAGGTGGAGAGCCGGGGACGTCGTGCTTCTGGAGGGCCCTCTCGGGGCTGGCAAGACGACCCTGGTCCGAGGGGTCCTGGAGGCGTTGGGCCACGCGGATTCCGTGCGCTCGCCCACCTTCAATCTCCTTCAGACCTTCGCCACCGCACCGCCGGTGATGCACGCCGATCTGTATCGGGTGTCCACCTGGCAGGGCATCGGCCTCGAGGAGTATCTCGACACGCACCTGTGCCTCATCGAGTGGCCGGACCGGGCGGAGGGGCTCCTGCCGAAAGAAGCGTGTTGGCGGGTGCGGCTGGACTTCGCGGGCGAGGGCAGAAGCGCCAAGGTACGGGAGCCCGGGTAA
- a CDS encoding VOC family protein, with amino-acid sequence MPSMFSHLILDVRDLERSLSFYHDLLDLPIMREDAWDGHRLAYLSTGKTQILLLQQPADEQNPLLDRSGGLVINFQVKNLPEMAKSLERKNVKVLRGLEVAIWGDRTFLVADPDGYAVLLSESAETLH; translated from the coding sequence ATGCCCAGCATGTTCTCGCACCTGATTCTCGACGTCAGGGACCTTGAACGGTCGCTGTCCTTCTACCACGATTTGTTGGACCTTCCGATCATGCGCGAGGACGCCTGGGACGGGCACCGCCTGGCCTACCTGAGCACGGGAAAAACCCAGATTCTCCTGCTTCAACAACCTGCGGACGAGCAGAACCCTCTGCTGGACCGAAGCGGGGGGCTCGTGATCAACTTCCAGGTCAAGAACCTGCCCGAGATGGCGAAGAGCCTTGAACGCAAGAACGTGAAGGTGCTGCGCGGACTCGAAGTCGCGATCTGGGGCGACCGCACGTTCCTCGTCGCCGATCCGGACGGTTACGCCGTACTCCTTTCCGAATCGGCCGAGACGCTCCATTGA
- a CDS encoding Gfo/Idh/MocA family oxidoreductase translates to MAVRVGFLSVAHMHAWGYAKALQHEPRAVLGPVWDENSERAAAFALAHGIEAAETIEQALDACDAVVVTSDNRSHAELCERAARAGRHILCEKPLVTSEEEGARLIAAVDQAGVKLMTAFPCRYSPAFQRLVERVRAGDIGPIRAVCATNRGRCPFDWFVDPERSGGGAMIDHVVHVADLLRVLIGEDVVRVQAMVGNNMYGEEWEDTAMLTLEFPGGVFATLDSSWSRTKSYKTWGDVAMNVVGDGGVIELNLFGQALDVFDDAAMAHRLHGYGSDLDSGLVADFVRCVEEDSPPPITAHDGLQAARVALAGYASMGASEPAVPVSA, encoded by the coding sequence ATGGCGGTCCGGGTCGGATTCTTGAGTGTGGCGCACATGCACGCTTGGGGCTATGCGAAAGCCCTGCAGCACGAGCCGCGCGCGGTCCTCGGTCCCGTGTGGGACGAGAACTCCGAGCGGGCGGCCGCGTTCGCGCTGGCCCACGGGATCGAGGCCGCGGAGACGATCGAGCAGGCGCTCGACGCGTGCGACGCCGTGGTGGTGACGAGCGACAACCGTTCGCACGCCGAACTGTGCGAGCGGGCGGCGCGGGCCGGCCGGCACATTCTTTGCGAGAAGCCGCTCGTCACGAGCGAGGAGGAGGGGGCGCGGCTGATCGCGGCCGTCGACCAGGCGGGCGTGAAGCTGATGACCGCCTTTCCGTGCCGCTACTCGCCGGCCTTCCAACGGCTCGTCGAGCGTGTCCGCGCCGGTGACATCGGCCCGATCCGAGCCGTGTGCGCCACGAATCGCGGACGGTGTCCTTTCGACTGGTTCGTCGATCCCGAACGGTCGGGCGGAGGGGCGATGATCGATCACGTGGTCCACGTCGCCGACCTGCTGCGGGTGCTGATCGGGGAAGATGTGGTCCGGGTCCAGGCGATGGTCGGCAACAACATGTACGGGGAGGAGTGGGAGGACACCGCCATGCTCACGCTCGAGTTTCCCGGAGGCGTGTTCGCGACGCTCGACTCCAGTTGGTCGCGGACCAAGAGCTACAAGACGTGGGGCGATGTGGCGATGAACGTCGTGGGCGATGGCGGGGTCATCGAGCTGAACCTGTTCGGCCAGGCCCTCGACGTCTTCGACGACGCGGCGATGGCGCACCGGCTGCACGGCTACGGTTCCGATTTGGACTCGGGCCTGGTCGCCGATTTCGTGCGGTGCGTGGAAGAGGACTCGCCGCCGCCGATCACCGCCCACGACGGGCTGCAAGCCGCGCGCGTCGCGCTGGCCGGGTACGCGAGCATGGGCGCCTCGGAGCCGGCCGTGCCCGTCTCGGCATAA
- a CDS encoding glycosyltransferase: protein MPRISILLTCYNHLAYLPACAEGVRAQTFQDFEVIALDDGSTDGTRDWLAEHAADWSLVFNERNLGTYGTLNVGLAKATGEFVAVLNDDDLWAPGKLAAQLALMDAHPEVGLVHTDGGFINREGKPLAGSPLGFAFPRTETGNVLADLLYQNKIIASAVLARRACFEALGGFNEAYFGSGDWEMWLRIAERWDVGFVDEPLTFYRVHGENASHKLDRIWRDDERLRDWIETRAEVYARRVSDAPRLRKAMAHNAACLGTVRTLNGDPAGGRRAYALSIRREPARFKSWLRWIATFLPRAAFRRFL from the coding sequence ATGCCCCGCATCTCGATCCTGCTCACGTGTTACAACCACCTGGCGTACCTCCCTGCGTGCGCGGAGGGGGTCCGGGCCCAAACCTTCCAGGACTTCGAGGTGATCGCACTCGACGACGGGTCGACCGACGGGACGCGCGATTGGCTGGCCGAGCACGCGGCCGACTGGAGCCTGGTCTTCAACGAGCGGAATCTCGGCACCTACGGAACGCTCAACGTCGGGCTGGCAAAGGCGACCGGGGAGTTCGTTGCGGTCCTGAACGACGATGATCTTTGGGCGCCGGGAAAGCTCGCCGCGCAGTTGGCGTTGATGGACGCCCATCCCGAAGTCGGGCTGGTGCATACGGACGGCGGGTTCATCAACAGAGAGGGCAAGCCCCTGGCGGGTTCCCCCTTGGGATTTGCGTTCCCTCGGACCGAGACGGGCAACGTGCTGGCGGACCTGCTGTACCAGAACAAGATCATCGCCAGCGCCGTGCTGGCGCGGCGCGCCTGTTTCGAGGCTTTGGGTGGGTTCAACGAGGCGTACTTCGGGTCGGGCGACTGGGAGATGTGGCTGAGGATCGCCGAACGGTGGGACGTGGGATTCGTCGACGAACCCCTGACGTTCTACCGTGTGCACGGCGAGAACGCGAGCCACAAGCTGGACCGCATTTGGAGGGACGACGAGCGGCTCCGCGACTGGATCGAGACGCGCGCCGAGGTCTACGCCCGGAGGGTCTCGGATGCTCCTCGGCTTCGGAAGGCGATGGCGCACAACGCGGCCTGCCTGGGGACGGTCCGGACGCTGAACGGCGACCCAGCGGGCGGCCGCCGCGCGTACGCGCTGTCGATCCGGCGGGAACCCGCGCGTTTCAAGAGCTGGCTCCGGTGGATCGCGACGTTCCTGCCGCGGGCCGCCTTCAGGAGGTTCCTCTAG
- a CDS encoding cysteine desulfurase yields MTPIYLDHAATSPLRPESRAAMHAVEGEVGNPSSLHGYGRRVLRFVDEAREAVARAFGGAFAEIVFTSGGTEAANLAVVGTALAHQGTRRRVLASAGEHPCVLQTAPLLERLGFRLETVPIDRVGRLDLDALRDALGDDVLLVALMHANNELGTRQPVADAARLAHHAGALLFTDAVQTFGAETGSVEDLGADLASMAAHKFGGPLGVGALWVRGGVEVEPLLRGGAQERERRGGTENWLALAGVPAALSAVDPVAEAAGKAACRAAFLGALEGAPVRSVPEEEGVLPGHLHVRFPGVSAESLLIALDRLGVAAGSGSACSSGAVEPSHVLRAAGYDEREQREGVRFTFGWSSTVEESREAARRVSEAVRRILGR; encoded by the coding sequence GTGACTCCCATCTACCTCGACCACGCCGCCACGTCGCCCCTTCGCCCGGAGTCGCGTGCGGCGATGCACGCCGTGGAGGGCGAGGTGGGGAACCCGAGCAGTCTCCACGGGTACGGGCGGCGCGTGTTGCGCTTTGTGGACGAGGCGCGCGAAGCCGTGGCGCGGGCGTTCGGGGGAGCGTTCGCCGAAATCGTGTTCACGTCGGGTGGAACCGAGGCGGCCAACCTCGCGGTGGTCGGCACCGCCCTTGCGCACCAGGGTACGCGGCGGCGCGTTCTGGCCTCCGCGGGAGAGCATCCTTGCGTGTTGCAGACCGCGCCCCTCTTGGAGCGCCTCGGCTTCCGACTCGAGACGGTCCCGATCGACCGCGTGGGCCGGCTGGACCTCGATGCGCTGCGGGACGCGCTCGGAGACGACGTGCTTCTGGTGGCTTTGATGCACGCGAACAACGAACTGGGAACCCGACAGCCGGTGGCGGATGCGGCGCGCCTGGCGCACCACGCGGGGGCCCTCCTGTTCACCGACGCGGTGCAGACGTTCGGTGCGGAAACGGGGTCCGTGGAGGATCTGGGAGCCGACCTCGCCTCGATGGCGGCGCACAAGTTCGGGGGCCCGCTGGGAGTAGGGGCGCTGTGGGTTCGGGGCGGAGTGGAGGTGGAGCCGCTTCTGCGGGGAGGTGCGCAGGAGCGGGAGCGGCGCGGGGGAACGGAGAACTGGCTGGCCTTGGCGGGGGTCCCGGCAGCCCTGTCGGCCGTCGACCCCGTCGCCGAAGCCGCTGGCAAGGCCGCCTGCCGGGCTGCGTTCCTCGGCGCGTTGGAGGGAGCGCCGGTGCGGTCGGTCCCCGAGGAGGAGGGCGTCCTTCCCGGGCACCTGCACGTGCGGTTTCCCGGAGTTTCCGCGGAATCGCTGCTGATCGCGCTTGATCGGCTCGGGGTCGCCGCAGGAAGCGGATCGGCATGCAGCTCGGGCGCCGTGGAGCCCAGCCACGTCCTGCGAGCGGCGGGATACGACGAGCGGGAGCAGCGCGAGGGGGTGCGCTTCACGTTCGGGTGGTCCTCCACCGTCGAAGAGTCTCGGGAGGCCGCCCGACGCGTGTCCGAGGCGGTCCGACGCATTCTCGGCCGCTGA
- the hslU gene encoding ATP-dependent protease ATPase subunit HslU, giving the protein MSLPIEDLTPRQIVAELDKYIVGQSAAKRAVAVALRNRFRRQQLPASDRADILPKNILMIGPTGVGKTEIARRLAQLARAPFIKVEATKFTEVGYVGRDVESMVRDLVGVALRLVENERIEAVRPLAQERVVERLADLLEQDEQPERPQRRRVSPYDNPIVRQAFEIFGQKMDDDYPEEVEVEVEVETDPEEEAKKRAKRRKQLIRKIKAGKLDDALVEIETEESSNPFVQVFSPQGLEEMGLDMSQLGSPFPSKRTERTVTVAEAREILFGEEARKMIDRQGVQREAIHRTEQTGIIFLDELDKVAGKQGGSGPDVSREGVQRDLLPIIEGSTVATKFGPVTTDHILFIAAGAFHMAKPSDLIPELQGRLPIRVELENLTEEDFRRILREPQNALTKQYVKLLATESVELAFTDDALDAIAALAAEVNSKTENIGARRLHTVMEKLLEELLFDAPEAKSTTFDGKKVRAKLAELVKDEDLSRYIL; this is encoded by the coding sequence ATGAGCCTTCCCATCGAGGATCTCACCCCCCGACAGATCGTCGCGGAGCTGGACAAGTACATCGTCGGCCAGTCCGCCGCCAAGCGCGCCGTGGCCGTCGCCCTGCGCAACCGCTTCCGGCGCCAGCAACTCCCGGCCTCGGATCGCGCGGACATCCTGCCCAAGAACATCCTGATGATCGGCCCCACGGGCGTCGGCAAGACCGAAATCGCGAGACGCCTGGCCCAACTGGCGCGCGCGCCCTTCATCAAGGTGGAGGCCACCAAGTTCACCGAAGTGGGCTACGTCGGTCGCGATGTCGAGTCGATGGTGCGCGACCTGGTCGGCGTGGCTCTGCGGCTGGTCGAAAACGAGCGGATCGAGGCGGTGCGCCCGCTCGCCCAGGAGCGCGTGGTCGAGCGACTGGCGGATCTGCTCGAGCAAGACGAGCAGCCCGAGCGCCCGCAGCGCAGGCGGGTAAGCCCCTACGACAACCCCATCGTGCGGCAGGCGTTCGAGATTTTCGGGCAGAAGATGGACGACGACTATCCCGAAGAGGTCGAAGTCGAGGTCGAGGTCGAGACGGACCCGGAAGAGGAAGCCAAGAAGCGCGCGAAGCGACGCAAACAGCTGATCCGAAAGATCAAGGCGGGGAAGCTCGACGACGCGTTGGTGGAGATCGAGACAGAGGAGTCCAGCAACCCGTTTGTTCAGGTCTTCTCCCCGCAGGGGCTGGAGGAGATGGGGCTCGACATGTCCCAACTCGGCAGCCCGTTTCCTTCAAAACGAACCGAGCGCACGGTCACCGTGGCGGAGGCGCGGGAGATCCTCTTTGGGGAGGAGGCCCGCAAGATGATCGACCGCCAGGGCGTCCAGCGCGAGGCGATCCACCGCACCGAACAGACCGGCATCATCTTCCTCGACGAGCTGGACAAAGTGGCGGGGAAGCAAGGCGGCTCGGGCCCCGACGTGTCCCGCGAGGGAGTCCAACGCGACCTGCTGCCGATCATCGAAGGCTCGACGGTGGCGACGAAGTTCGGACCCGTGACGACCGACCACATCCTGTTCATCGCGGCCGGCGCGTTCCACATGGCCAAGCCCAGCGACTTGATCCCGGAGCTGCAGGGCCGCCTGCCCATCCGCGTGGAGTTGGAAAACCTGACCGAAGAGGATTTTCGACGCATCCTGCGCGAGCCCCAGAACGCGCTCACGAAGCAGTACGTCAAGCTGCTGGCCACCGAATCCGTGGAGTTGGCGTTCACAGACGATGCCCTCGATGCCATCGCCGCCTTGGCGGCGGAGGTGAACTCCAAGACCGAGAACATCGGGGCGCGCCGGCTGCACACCGTCATGGAGAAACTGTTGGAGGAGTTGCTCTTCGATGCGCCCGAGGCCAAGTCCACGACGTTCGACGGCAAGAAGGTGCGCGCCAAATTGGCCGAACTGGTCAAAGACGAGGATCTGAGCCGGTACATCCTCTGA
- a CDS encoding MFS transporter, which produces MANNGLTKIIAASSAGTLIEWYDFYIFGSLAKLLSEKFFPQGNPTVALLATLATFATGFVVRPFGALVFGRMGDVVGRKHTFLLTLLLMGGSTALIGLLPTYGQIGVLAPVVLVVLRLVQGLALGGEYGGAATYVAEHAPDGRRGYYTSFIQTTATLGLLVSLAVIVGMQEGIGKSAFEAWGWRVPFLGSIVLVVFSYLIRRSLEESPMFAEMKATGATSESPLRESFLKPANRRLVLLALFGATAGQGVVWYTGQFYALYFLQTVLKFDLVRSSLIIGAALVLATPLFVVFGALSDRIGRKNIMMAGFLLAIATYLPIYRAMVAASGFDPVAGVVVGEPQTLVLVGLVFIQVAYVAMVYGPIAAFLVELFPTRIRYTSMSLPYHLGNGVFGGLVPLIGTAAVAATGNIYAGLFYPMAIAGMTLAVGTLGIQEVGEVALAGAKD; this is translated from the coding sequence ATGGCGAACAACGGTCTGACCAAAATCATCGCCGCGTCCTCCGCCGGCACGCTCATCGAGTGGTACGACTTCTACATCTTCGGCAGCCTTGCCAAGCTGCTGTCCGAGAAGTTCTTCCCTCAGGGGAATCCCACGGTGGCCCTGCTGGCGACCTTGGCGACCTTTGCAACGGGGTTTGTGGTTCGGCCCTTCGGGGCGCTGGTGTTTGGCCGCATGGGCGATGTCGTCGGACGCAAGCACACGTTCCTGCTGACCCTGTTGCTGATGGGCGGGTCCACGGCGCTGATCGGTTTGCTTCCCACCTACGGGCAGATCGGCGTGCTGGCGCCCGTGGTGTTGGTGGTGCTTCGGCTGGTCCAGGGTTTGGCGCTCGGAGGGGAGTACGGAGGGGCCGCCACCTATGTGGCCGAACATGCTCCTGATGGCCGCCGCGGCTACTACACGAGCTTTATTCAAACGACCGCGACGCTCGGGCTCCTCGTTTCGCTGGCCGTGATCGTCGGGATGCAGGAGGGGATCGGCAAGTCCGCGTTCGAGGCGTGGGGATGGCGCGTGCCGTTCCTGGGTTCGATCGTGCTCGTCGTGTTCTCCTATCTGATTCGGCGCAGTCTGGAGGAGAGTCCGATGTTCGCGGAGATGAAGGCGACCGGGGCGACGTCGGAAAGCCCCCTTCGGGAGAGTTTCCTCAAGCCCGCGAACCGGCGATTGGTGCTGCTCGCACTCTTCGGCGCGACGGCGGGGCAGGGGGTTGTGTGGTACACGGGTCAGTTCTACGCCCTCTACTTCCTGCAGACCGTGTTGAAGTTCGATCTGGTACGTTCGAGCCTGATCATCGGCGCGGCGCTGGTGCTGGCGACGCCGCTGTTCGTCGTGTTTGGAGCGCTCTCCGATCGGATTGGCCGCAAGAACATCATGATGGCGGGCTTCCTGCTGGCCATCGCGACGTATCTCCCCATCTACCGCGCGATGGTCGCGGCGTCGGGCTTCGACCCGGTCGCGGGTGTGGTGGTGGGCGAGCCGCAGACGCTGGTGCTGGTCGGGCTGGTGTTCATCCAGGTGGCGTACGTCGCGATGGTGTACGGTCCGATCGCCGCGTTCTTGGTCGAGCTGTTCCCGACGCGCATCCGGTACACGTCGATGTCGCTGCCCTATCACCTCGGCAACGGCGTGTTCGGAGGCCTGGTTCCTCTGATCGGAACGGCCGCCGTCGCCGCGACGGGCAACATCTACGCGGGCCTGTTCTATCCGATGGCGATCGCGGGGATGACCCTAGCCGTCGGCACGCTCGGAATCCAAGAGGTCGGCGAGGTCGCTCTGGCAGGCGCCAAAGACTAA